The following is a genomic window from Aminivibrio sp..
TGTTTTGTTATAATCAGTGGGGGAGCGAACCGGATGATCCAGTTGTGGGTCTCCTTGCAGAGAAGCCCTTTCTCCTTGAGGGCGGTGGTGTAGTTCCGGGCCTTGCCTGCGGATTCGTGAAGAACCACGCCGATAAGAAGGCCTTTCCCCCTGACCAGTTTGATCTTTGGGGAGTTCAAAGCCCGGATTCCCTCCATGAAATAGGCTCCAAGTTCCGCGGAGCGTTCGGCCAGCTTCTCCTCGAAGAGCACGTCGATTGATGCGGATGCCACGGCGCAGGCAAGGGGGTTCCCTCCGAAGGTCGAACCGTGGGTCCCGGGAAGAAACACGCCAAGGACGTCCTTGTCGGCGGCGATGGCGGAGACGGGCATCACTCCGCCGCCGAGCGCCTTGCCCATGATGATGATGTCGGGCGTGATCCCTTCGTGCTCGAAGGCGAAGGTCTTTCCCGTGCGGCAGAATCCCGTCTGGATTTCGTCAACTGCAAGGAGGATGTCGTTCTTCCGGGCAATGGATTCAAGTCCCTTGAGGAACCCTTCCCTCGGCACTACCACGCCGGCCTCTCCCTGAATGGGTTCTACAAGTATGCCGACAGTATTTTTATTTACGGCCTTTTCCACCGCTTCGAGATCGTCGTAGGGGACGACGACAAATCCCGGGGTGTAGGGGCCATAATTATCCTTTGCGTCGGGATCGACGGAGAAGGAGATGATGGTGACCGTTCTGCCGTGGAAATTCCCGGCGAAGACGATGATTTCAGCTTTGTCCTTTTCAACGCCCTTGACCATGTAACCCCATTTTCTCATGGTTTTGATGGCTGTTTCGACGGCTTCCGCACCGGTGTTCATGGGGAGTATCATTTCTTTCCCTGTTACACCGGAAAGTTTCTGGGCGAAGAGGGGCCACTTGTCGTTGAAGAAAGCCCTCGAGGTGAGCGTGAGGATATCGGCCTGGTCCTTGAGTGCCTTGATTATTTTTGGATGCCGATGTCCCTGGTTCACTGCCGAGTATGCCGAGAGCATGTCTATGTAACGGCGTCCTTCCGGGTCTTCGACCCAGATACCTTCAGCCTTTGAAATTACGACTTCCAGAGGATGGTAGTTGTGGGCACCGTATTCATGTTCCATTTTCATCAGTTCTTCTGATGTGTAGCGGGCCATCATGTCACCTCTTTCCAAGATTTCGATTCTTCGCTCCTGAAGTTCATTCTATTTGTTTTTATAGAAAGCAGTTTATTACAGGAACGAAAAGAATCCTACACTATTCTCGCCCAAGGAGCCCTTTTTTTCAAGCTGCGGATTTAGTTCAGGATGGAAAGAACGGACTTCTCATGAGAGAAGGGAGGCAAAAGAGATGTAGAGGGCATCGTTTTTTGATATACTGAAAGAAAAAGGGGTATTGCGCAATTTGTATTCCCTTTGAAAGGAGGGTGCAGGTTACAGCGCCGGCGGTGTTCCGTGTCCCATACTTTTTCTGAAGGGAGTTGTTTTTTCATGAGAAAGATGTCGCGAATACTGATATTTTCGGTCCTCTTCGTTTTTCTGGCCTCGGCTGCCTTTGCCGCCTTCCCTGAAAGAGCCGTTTCCGTCGTCTGCCCCTGGGGAGCGGGCGGCGGAACAGACAGGCTGACCCGTTTCATGGCGGCCCAGCTCGAGAAAGAACTCGGCAAGCCTTTCCCCGTCACAAACAAGACGGGCGGCAACGGCGCCGTCGGTCATTCGGCAGGAGCCTTTTCAAAACCGGACGGTTATACAATCACCATGGTGACCCTGGAACTGGCCACCATGCACTGGATGGGTCTGACAGAACTCACATATGCGGATTTCGACTACGTGATCCAGCTGAACCAGGACCCCGCCGGGGTGATGGTGAAGGCTGACGCTCCATGGAAGAACCTCGGTGAGCTTCTTGAAGCGGTGAAGGCTGATCCTGAAAAGTTCAAGTTCTCCGGAACTGCTGCCGGCGGTGTCTGGGACCTTGCAAGGATAGGGATGCTCGACAAGGCGGGCATCCCTGTCAATGCCGTCAGCTGGATCCCCACTACGGGAGCCGCTCCCTCGATCATCGAGCTTCTTGGAGGTCACGTGGAAGTAATCACCTGCAGCCTTCCCGAAGCGGCCTCCCAGATTGCAGCCGGAGAAATACGCCCCCTGGCCATTATGGCCGATTCCCGGGACCCCGCTTTCCCGGATGTTCCGACACTGAAAGAAAGCGGCATCGACTGGTCGGCCGGAACGTGGCGGGGTTTTGCCGTCCCGAAGGGCACTCCTGCCGAAGTAATCGATGTCCTGTACAACGCCATGAAAAAGATTACCGATTCCGACGAATACAAGGAGTTCATGGGCAAGAACGGCTTCGGGGTAATGATCCGCGGTCCGAAAGAGTTCGCTGAATTCGTCCGCCGGCAGGATACTGACCTCAAGAACGTCATGGAACTGGGCGGCTATCTAAAAAAATAGTTCCCTTACCAGGGAAAGCATCCCGCCGAATCCCGGCGGGATGCCCTTTCTTCCGGAGGCTGTCAATGAAAAAAACTCTGAGAATCATCTTCGGCGTATCGCTGGTCCTTGTTTCCCTGTGGGTTATCCGTACAAGTTCCACATTTCCGGAGGCTGTATCTGCCGGAAAGAAAATCCCCGGCCCGGCATTTTTCCCGGTTCTTCTTTCCGTTGTGCTGATTCCCTGCGGGCTGTACCAGGTGGTTTCAGGCCTGAAGTCCGGGGAGGAAGCCTCCGGCAGGGGATGGGGCCCCGTAGGGGCGAACGGGGTAATTGTAATACTTTCCCTTGCAGTATATGTTCAGCTTATGCAATGGATGGGATATGCTCTTTCCACCGTTCTTTTTTCCATGTTTCTCCTTCTCCGTCTCAGGGTAAGCGTGCTGAAAGCTTTCGCAGTGACATTCATTACAGTCGTTTTTATTCTTCTTGTCTTCGGCCGCGTCTTTCAAATTCAGCTCCCCCTCGGCGAGTTGGGACTTCCATGGTAGGAGGAGCCTGATATGTTCGAGGAAATACTCGCCGTTTTCCGCCCCGCCATTTTTTTCCCGTGGATCCTTTCCATGGCCTTCGGAGTCCTTATCGGAGGAACCCCCGGTCTGACGGCCACCATGGGGGTGGCCCTCATCATACCCGTAACCTATTACATGGAACCTCTCGCAGGAATGGCCATGATTCTCGGCGTTTCCTTCACGTCCATCTTCACCGGTGACATACCGGCAACCCTCCTTCGGATTCCCGGGACCCCGGCTTCAGGAGCTGCGACACTCGACGGCTACGAGCTGACAAAACAGGGACGGGGAATGGAAGCCCTTTCCATTGACCTTCTCTGTTCCGCCATAGGGGGTTTCATCGGAATGCTCCTTCTTATGGCGGTCGCCCCTCCGCTGGCAAGATTTGCCCTCAAATTCACCAACTTCCAGTATTTCTGGCTCGGAATCTTCGGTCTGAGCATGAGCGCTGTTCTGAGCGCGGGAAGGCCCATCAACGGCGTTTTGTCCGCAACGCTCGGGCTTCTTGTTTCCACCGTCGGAATGGACATCACCACCGGTCTTCCCCGGTTCACCGGGGGAAACATGGAACTTCTGGAAGGAATCGGGTTCATACCTGCCATGGTGGGACTCTTCGGCCTCTCAGAGGTGCTCAAGAATGTGGGAGACGCAAAGCTCCTCGGCACAAGCAGCATACCTGAATTCGGGCGCATCTCCCTTTGGGAAACCCTGAAGATTATTCTCCGGAACAAGCTGACCGTTTTAAAGGCCTCGATTCTTGGCACGTGCGTCGGTGCCCTTCCCGGCGCCGGAGCCGACATTGCCGCATGGGTCGCCTACGGTATGGAGAAAAAGACATCCAAACACCCCGAAGAATTCGGCAAGGGATCGATAAAGGGAGTCATTGCCCCAACGAGCGCCAACAATGCGGCCTTGGGAGGAACCTGGATTCCGGCCCTTGTCTTCGGCGTTCCCGGAGATTCGATCACGGCAATTGTCCTCGGGGCAATGCTTATGTACGGGCTGAGGCCGGGACCGCTCATTTTCCAGGAGAACCTGAAACTCGTTCACGGAATTTTCGCGGTCGGACTGATTTCTCAGTTTCTTCTCATTCCGGTGGGGCTCATCGGGATTCGGGTTTTCGGAAAGATCCTGAGAATGCCCCGGAATATCGTCATGGTCATCGTGCTCATTTTCTCGGTCATCGGCTCCTACGCCATCAGAAACAGTTTCTTCGACATCTACATCATGGCCGCGTTCGGTGTTGCCGGTTTTTTCTTTGAATACCTCGATATTCCCCTGCCTCCGCTCATTCTCGCCATTATCCTGGGGCCGATGATAGAGGACAATCTGAGGGTGGGGCTTATCAAAACCCACGGAGGGCTCGGCAAATTCATCTTTGACCCGATCTGCCTCACCCTGATTATTCTCATCTTTTTCGTCTTTTTCGGAGGTCCTGTCATGAAATTTTTCAGGAGGGGAAGAAAGGAGTAATTTTCCTTTCCCTTTTATGGTGTGTCCGGGCAAGGGGTAAACGAAAAAATGTTCTGCCGCTCAAGATTCCCTTCGGGGAATCTTTTTTTTATTTCGTCTCTTCTTTGCGTTATTGCATTATCCATAGCATATGCTATCATGCTAAAGTATTTTTTTGATGGTTCTTCGAAAAAGAATTCCTAAAGGAGTTTTCGACTGACATGACGGCATTTCTCGATCAATTTTCCCTCGCCGGCAAAACTGCGGTGGTGACCGGTGCGGGCCGAGGTCTTGGGAAGGGGTATTCTCTGGGGCTTGCCGCGGCAGGGGCTGCCGTGGTGTGCGCTGATATTGACGGAACGGCCGCCGAAAAAACGGCCGCAGAGATCCGCCTTTCCGGCGGAAGAGCCGAAGGTATCCGCCTAGACGTGACGAGACCAGACGAGGTCCGGGAGTGTTTTCGTTCGACGGCGGACAGGATGGGGAGTCTCGATATTCTTGTGAACAACGCGGGTGTGGAGGAGATCAATGATTTCCTTTCGGTGACGGAGGAACAGTACGACAAGATCATGGCCGTCAACCTCAGGGGAGTGTTTTTCTGCGCCCAGGCTGCGGCACGGATCATGGTAACGCAGGGCCGGGGGAAAATAGTGAACATCGGTTCTCTCGGCAGTGCCATAGGCCTGGCGAAGTCCTCCGTGTACTGCGGAACCAAGGGCGGAGTAGTGCAAATCACGAAGGCCATGGCTATCGAACTGGCACGATCGAACATCCAGGTGAACGCCATGGGGCCCGGATACTTCAGAACACCCATGACCGAGCCCTTCTTCCTCGACCCGGATCACAAGCGGTGGATCGAGGAGCGCATTCCGGCGGGGAGGGTGGGGACTGCCGAAGATCTCCTGGGTACGCTCGTGTTTCTCTGCAGTTCCGCCTCGAACTATCTTACAGGGCAGATTATCTATATTGATGGTGGCTGGCTCGCGAGTTGACCTTCCGGAAGGAGCAGGAAAATGATCGTTTTAAAGGAAGCGAAAAAAAGAGGAGCGGAAGGAACCGAGTCGGTAGAGAAGACGGTGAGGGACATCCTCAAGGATGTCCGGTCGGGTGGCGACGAGGCCGTCAGGAATTACACGGAAAAATTCGACGGTTTCCGGCCCGCTTCACTGCGGGTTGACGAAAAAACAGTCCGGGAAGCTTACAGCAAAGTGTCCCAGGAAATGGTGGAAACCCTGCAGTTCGCGGCCCGGAGAATCCGCGATTTCGCCGTGAAACAGAAGGAGTGCATGAAAGAACTCCGCTGGGAAATTTCCCCCGGCGTTGTCCTCGGGCACAGGCTCATTCCCGTGGCTTCCTGCGGGTGCTATGTTCCCGCAGGAAGATACCCCCTTCCGTCGTCGGCACTGATGTCGGCCATTCCGGCAAAGGTGGCGGGTGTGAAACGCATAGCGGCCTGTTCACCGGCGAGCAGGGGGCAGGAGGGTATTCACCCCGCCGTTCTCGTGGCCATGGATATTGCCGGCGTGGACGAAATCTACTGCATGGGGGGAGCCCAGGCCGTGGGAGCCTTCGCTTTCGGCACGGAAACTCTGGAACCGGTGGATATAATCACAGGGCCCGGAAACCGCTATGTGACGGAAGCAAAACGCCAGGTGAGCGGGTCCGTGGGAATCGATATGCTTGCCGGCCCGAGCGAGGTGGTCATCATTGCCGACGGTTCGGCACCCCCCGAATGGGTGGCGGCCGACGCTCTCGCCCGGTGCGAGCATGATCCGAACTCGTGGACGGTTATCGTGACCACCAGCAGGAAACTTGCGGAGAAGACCGCCGAAGAGATTCTCCGGCAGGCTGAGGGTCTTCCCACGGGAAAGGCTGCTCTCGAAGCATGGCAGAACAATGGAAGGATCCTGCTGGCCGATTCCCTGGAGGAAGCCGTGAAAATCGCCGACGGTATCGCCCCGGAACACCTCCAGGTAATGACCGAAAACAGCTTGGAAACCGCGGAAAAACTGACTAATTTCGGTTCACTTTTTATCGGCCCCTATGCCCCGGTTGCGTTTGGGGACTATGTTTCCGGCCCGAACCACATTTTGCCGACCGCCCGGTGCGCACGGTTTTCCAATGGAGTGTACGCCGGAACCTTTATAAAGGTCAGCTCCTACCAGGAAATCACCCGCGAGGGCGCATATTCCCTGGCAGAAAAATGCGCCGCTTTCGCCGACATGGAGGGGCTTTTCGGCCATAAGCGGTCCGCGGAGCTTCGGAAAAAAGACGGCGTGAGCGACAGGAAAGAAGAATGATAGCACCCGCCCTTTCCCTGAACGGGATCTCAAAAATATATCCCGGAACGGTCGCCCTTGACCGGGTGTCCTTTGAGGTCTACCCCGGTGAAGTCCACGGGCTCATCGGTAAAAACGGGGCGGGGAAGTCCACCCTTGTGGGAATTCTCGCAGGTCTTATTGAACCGACGGAAGGGACTATTTCCCTGGGAGGCCGTTCATTCCGCTCTCTTTCCCGTGTCCGGGCAAAGAGGGAAGGAGTGGCCATCGTTCCCCAGGAGCCGGAACTGATCCTGGATCTTTCGGTGGCGGAAAACCTTTTTCTCGGGGAACTTCCCTCCCGAAAAGGCATTCTGGACAGGAAAACAATGCGCGCCGGAGCCGAAGAAGCCCTTTCAGCCTACGGAATCGGCATAAACGCCGACCTCCTGGCGGGAGATCTTTCCCTGAGCGAAAGGCAGTTACTGCTCATACTGAAATCCTGCGTGGTGGAAGACGCACCCATCGTCGTCCTCGACGAGTCTTCCGCACCGCTCAGCGGCAAGGATGCCCGGATCCTCAGGAAAATCGTCGAGGATCTGCGCTCCCGGGGAAAGGCAATAGTGTACATCTCCCATCATATCGACGAGCTGCTCGACATCTGCGACAGGCTGACTGTCCTGCGGGACGGGAAAACAGTGGCAGTGAGCGAGAGGGCTTCCATGGACCACAAATCTCTTTCAGAGCTCATCATAGGAGAAGAAACGGCCTTCTCCGGGGGGCGCCATGAAGACGCCCCGCCTCCGGGGGAGGAAATTCTCAGGGTCGAAGGGCTTTCCAAGTG
Proteins encoded in this region:
- the rocD gene encoding ornithine--oxo-acid transaminase, coding for MARYTSEELMKMEHEYGAHNYHPLEVVISKAEGIWVEDPEGRRYIDMLSAYSAVNQGHRHPKIIKALKDQADILTLTSRAFFNDKWPLFAQKLSGVTGKEMILPMNTGAEAVETAIKTMRKWGYMVKGVEKDKAEIIVFAGNFHGRTVTIISFSVDPDAKDNYGPYTPGFVVVPYDDLEAVEKAVNKNTVGILVEPIQGEAGVVVPREGFLKGLESIARKNDILLAVDEIQTGFCRTGKTFAFEHEGITPDIIIMGKALGGGVMPVSAIAADKDVLGVFLPGTHGSTFGGNPLACAVASASIDVLFEEKLAERSAELGAYFMEGIRALNSPKIKLVRGKGLLIGVVLHESAGKARNYTTALKEKGLLCKETHNWIIRFAPPLIITKQEIDIALGKMAEVFCGVEAKA
- a CDS encoding tripartite tricarboxylate transporter substrate binding protein encodes the protein MRKMSRILIFSVLFVFLASAAFAAFPERAVSVVCPWGAGGGTDRLTRFMAAQLEKELGKPFPVTNKTGGNGAVGHSAGAFSKPDGYTITMVTLELATMHWMGLTELTYADFDYVIQLNQDPAGVMVKADAPWKNLGELLEAVKADPEKFKFSGTAAGGVWDLARIGMLDKAGIPVNAVSWIPTTGAAPSIIELLGGHVEVITCSLPEAASQIAAGEIRPLAIMADSRDPAFPDVPTLKESGIDWSAGTWRGFAVPKGTPAEVIDVLYNAMKKITDSDEYKEFMGKNGFGVMIRGPKEFAEFVRRQDTDLKNVMELGGYLKK
- a CDS encoding tripartite tricarboxylate transporter TctB family protein, translating into MKKTLRIIFGVSLVLVSLWVIRTSSTFPEAVSAGKKIPGPAFFPVLLSVVLIPCGLYQVVSGLKSGEEASGRGWGPVGANGVIVILSLAVYVQLMQWMGYALSTVLFSMFLLLRLRVSVLKAFAVTFITVVFILLVFGRVFQIQLPLGELGLPW
- a CDS encoding tripartite tricarboxylate transporter permease — its product is MFEEILAVFRPAIFFPWILSMAFGVLIGGTPGLTATMGVALIIPVTYYMEPLAGMAMILGVSFTSIFTGDIPATLLRIPGTPASGAATLDGYELTKQGRGMEALSIDLLCSAIGGFIGMLLLMAVAPPLARFALKFTNFQYFWLGIFGLSMSAVLSAGRPINGVLSATLGLLVSTVGMDITTGLPRFTGGNMELLEGIGFIPAMVGLFGLSEVLKNVGDAKLLGTSSIPEFGRISLWETLKIILRNKLTVLKASILGTCVGALPGAGADIAAWVAYGMEKKTSKHPEEFGKGSIKGVIAPTSANNAALGGTWIPALVFGVPGDSITAIVLGAMLMYGLRPGPLIFQENLKLVHGIFAVGLISQFLLIPVGLIGIRVFGKILRMPRNIVMVIVLIFSVIGSYAIRNSFFDIYIMAAFGVAGFFFEYLDIPLPPLILAIILGPMIEDNLRVGLIKTHGGLGKFIFDPICLTLIILIFFVFFGGPVMKFFRRGRKE
- a CDS encoding SDR family NAD(P)-dependent oxidoreductase, encoding MTAFLDQFSLAGKTAVVTGAGRGLGKGYSLGLAAAGAAVVCADIDGTAAEKTAAEIRLSGGRAEGIRLDVTRPDEVRECFRSTADRMGSLDILVNNAGVEEINDFLSVTEEQYDKIMAVNLRGVFFCAQAAARIMVTQGRGKIVNIGSLGSAIGLAKSSVYCGTKGGVVQITKAMAIELARSNIQVNAMGPGYFRTPMTEPFFLDPDHKRWIEERIPAGRVGTAEDLLGTLVFLCSSASNYLTGQIIYIDGGWLAS
- the hisD gene encoding histidinol dehydrogenase, whose amino-acid sequence is MIVLKEAKKRGAEGTESVEKTVRDILKDVRSGGDEAVRNYTEKFDGFRPASLRVDEKTVREAYSKVSQEMVETLQFAARRIRDFAVKQKECMKELRWEISPGVVLGHRLIPVASCGCYVPAGRYPLPSSALMSAIPAKVAGVKRIAACSPASRGQEGIHPAVLVAMDIAGVDEIYCMGGAQAVGAFAFGTETLEPVDIITGPGNRYVTEAKRQVSGSVGIDMLAGPSEVVIIADGSAPPEWVAADALARCEHDPNSWTVIVTTSRKLAEKTAEEILRQAEGLPTGKAALEAWQNNGRILLADSLEEAVKIADGIAPEHLQVMTENSLETAEKLTNFGSLFIGPYAPVAFGDYVSGPNHILPTARCARFSNGVYAGTFIKVSSYQEITREGAYSLAEKCAAFADMEGLFGHKRSAELRKKDGVSDRKEE
- a CDS encoding sugar ABC transporter ATP-binding protein, producing the protein MIAPALSLNGISKIYPGTVALDRVSFEVYPGEVHGLIGKNGAGKSTLVGILAGLIEPTEGTISLGGRSFRSLSRVRAKREGVAIVPQEPELILDLSVAENLFLGELPSRKGILDRKTMRAGAEEALSAYGIGINADLLAGDLSLSERQLLLILKSCVVEDAPIVVLDESSAPLSGKDARILRKIVEDLRSRGKAIVYISHHIDELLDICDRLTVLRDGKTVAVSERASMDHKSLSELIIGEETAFSGGRHEDAPPPGEEILRVEGLSKWGTFGNISFSLRRGEILGLAGLRGSGRTELLKALAGIEPADEGGIFLRGNSVCFRSPAEALAEGIAYLPEEREKEGLLSSFSIRDNLLLNSLGKICGGRFINWEKSEERARAVFRDVQIKAFSIHQGVEELSGGNRQKVVIGRIMTNSPEIYLLDEPTRGVDIGAKKAILSIVSGRIRNGSGVIITSPGLDDLIDICDRILVLSKGAVFREYERKDFSEHRLFLDMQGFGQQDRRGGRECQAV